The following DNA comes from Cheilinus undulatus linkage group 4, ASM1832078v1, whole genome shotgun sequence.
TCCAGCAGCTTTCCTAGCAATCTGATCCAACTCACCACCAGGTGGTAATCAGTTGacagctctgctcctctcttcaCCTGAGTGTCCAAGACATGCTGCTGCAGATCTGATGAACCGGCAGCAAAGTCGATCATAGATCTCTGGCCTAAGGTGCTCTGGTACCAAGTACACTTATGAGCTACCCTATGGTCGAACATGATGTTTGTTATGGACAGTCCATGGCTAGCACAGAAGACACTACTCAGGTTCATCGGGCAGGCCGTTCCTTCCAATCATCCCGCTCCAGGTTTCTCCATCATTGACCACGGGAGCGTTGAAGTCCCTCAGCAGAACTATGGAGTTCCCAGGGGGCACCTCCTCCAGGTCCCATCCAGAGACTCCAAGAGGGCCGCATACTCTTGACTGCAGTTCAGTGGATAAGCACAAACAACAGTCAAAGTCTTAGCCCCCTCCACTGTCAGTCTCAGGGAGGTGACCCTGCGCCTGACAGTTGCAGGGAGGTGACCTTCTCGTTCACCAGGGAGAACCCCAACATAGTGGTGCTCAGTCCGGGGCTTGTGAGTATTCCCACAACAGCCGAGCCCTTCTCACCTAGGGCAACTCTGGAAAAGGAGAGAGTCCCGCCCCTCTccacgatgtcatgagcccacagaagggaatgaccccgcccctctaacactacaatgtTGTgtaaggaagcagtcacctggagcagggacttccgggttcattttgtgcaaaggaattcactCTTGTACCGTTcgataatgttcatgtttcattgcaaagttatagttatgcatgttttgtttattggttcatgatTTTAGGGAAAagtatttttccaagtatgacaccacaagtgagggggttaatgctgcagactactcTGCCTATAAGTGTCTTGATCTGTGGTTCTAAATAAAAGATAGCTGCTCATGCTTACTGCGTGAGGGCTTGTTAAACTCATTCAGCTTATCTAATGAGCCACTCCTCATCACAGTTTgccacaatctaaaatcacagagcagttcatctctgtACAGTCTGTTGGACTGTACTGAACCACAGTGGTCTATGAATCATTTAAAGCATGATAGCAGAGATTTGAACagactttttctcttcttctaaggtcaacaaaaggtcaagagacgGGCTAATGGCGTtagtgctttcctccattcagattgtaacatttttaaaacctgagaggatcatattcctcctgagtgggcggggcttcagcttgtcaacagacatgcccacaccatcctggagcagattttactgtctcattttttatgatttgaagcttaagtttataaacttggagatgctttatttgactggaatttgacctgggggttcataacacagtgttCAATCAtacgacaaacctaaatacagatttatttttactttacaggatctttaagCTTGTTAAAAGGTAGACAACGCCGTATTAATAATATCCATATCTGTGAGTCACATGCTGcgcttgaattaaaaaaaaagaatgcagaATTATCAGCTCACAGCCGTCAAAGGCTTTCAGTTCAAAACATCATGCCTCTGTCTGCCTACAATCAAAATAACAATGCTTACtgtcatattttttatgaatggagacTGAAATTCACAGCACAGAGAATGCTATTTTTAATGGATTCAAGTGTGCAATGCTGCACAGTGCTTGTGTTTGCATCCTGTTAGGACCCGATATTACGCTAACAGACAGCAGATGTGTTGAaacttttgacactttaaaatcagatttataCTTTGAATGGTGCTGGAACATTTTATGTTATTGGTTATGGTCTGAAACCTGTTTCTTTTGACACAAAAGCTTATTGTTTATTTCACCAGTAACAAAATAAGAAGGTCTGTGACAacatatttaagtttttttgaatactttattttcttttagtttACCTCTGAGGGTAATAATGCAAAGTTTACAGCAAAATTTATAAGAATTGAcatggaaaaatacaaaatttcaGGGTTTACCTCTGAGGGTAATAATGCAAAGTTTACAGgagggatgcaccgaaaattCAGCCACCGAAAATTTTGGGctgaaaatggcccaaaagtgcattttcggttttcggccGAATTACTTTTATCATCAAAACAACAAGGCCGAAACACGATGTTGTGATGATGCAAGCAAAAACCCCAGCCAGCACAcgcttggatcagtggttctcaagctgagttatcacatttttaaaatttcataatCTTAAAGATGTAATATCATGTCAGTGAGTGGGGAAAAGCATGTTACTCTGTGCTCaaacttttaaatcaaatttaaaactaATGGACTTATGTGACAAAAGAAACCAATAATAAGGTGAtcatatgtttttaattttttaaataagataGTATTTATGCTGGTTTAGCCCGTCAGCTTACATATTCCAATTTATGCTGAGATTAgagaacaaggaaagagggagatgagggATTTGGAGTGTCTGACTGAAATATTGTCTAGGTTTTCTGTCACTTTCCTCACTCAACAGGGCTTTTTGGCTTTCTTAAGAAGTGCAGATATCAATGCAAAGAAcacttgctttttttctttcaaagtgaCAAGGCTTTATAACAGATCCAGTGTGGACAAAAAGGGAGTAATGCTGTGTGATGGGACATATCTGATGCTTGCATGCTGTAAAGACATGGTATTCAGTTTTCATCTATTTGCatatcatttaaaatgagcttgtaaacaaagatttaaaattCCCATTTTAGACCATTGAAAAGGACAGTTGCAGCAGAGCCTCTTAATGTTTCTTCTAGTAGTTGACTCAGTACATACTGATTGGATTTCATTCGCTGAAGTTTGGAATTCCTCTGATTTTCTTTctatgcttgaaataaaataaacttaattctttttttgtcactttttagcTTTTAAGTTTGAGGCttttaacattcaaaataacataaaacaatTAACATAACACAGAAGACAAGAGAAAAAACACTAAAGGAGTAGCAATAATTTGATACATGAATTTTATTTGAGTCAGATAATTTCTACTTTGCAGATATCCATAAAAGTTTGGACAAGGAAGATGACACTGTTCCTGCAATATCTGAAAGGACTTTAAACTTGTCTTTCTATGGAGAAGAAACACAGCTgctatcatttttttgtcttctagTGTTGCATTTATGCATCAATATCATGCTTAAgaagctattttcagctgcaGGTGTGCTGACAGCATCGACCGACatcttttgattgtttttttcccctgaagGAGTAGTGTACTTGTTGTTTCCaatgaaatcaaataaaatatgtataaGAAAAACAATTTCTATACTGCAGATATGGAAAAACTGCTACATGATATAATGTTGGTTAAAATGCAAATGATTTCTCTTCCAGAAATGATTCAAGATGCTGTTTTGCAGAATGGTGACAATAATTCAACAGGACTGGGTGAgctggatcatttaaagtacaCAGAGAAACCACAATATTGAAATAAAGTCTATCAGCACACATTCTTCACAAATCACATCACATCTCTAACCTTATTAATATTTGAATTTGTCGCTTTACCTTAACTTGAATCTTTATTGTATTtcctatttttaatttaattctaATCCAACCATTATCTAACCTGGCCCTTTAAAAGACCATGCAACCCCCTTTGGAAGCATTCGTGCTTGGTGCATACAGATCTTAATGCATTCGCATTATAAAGGCTGGGATAGTACAGTCATACATTTACTTGAAATATATTTAGTGTCATAAAAACTTACTATTCTGCTCTCATATTTATGCTAATAAGCAGTCAAGTGCATAACTTGCATTTTAGTGGGTCTGCGGAAGTGTCAGTGGAGATGAAGCTCAAGCTGTGAAGTAGTCAAGAGAGTTGTGAAGATGAAATTGAGTCATccatttgaatttaaatcatttaGGGTCTATAACTTTGGACAGCCAGATCTTGAACTGCTGAGACATACTCTAGTTTCTGCTTGTTTACATACCAATGATTTCATCAGAGGTATATCATCAGGTGTTGCatcttttgcaaaaaaaaaaaagcttagaaattatgagattttctctccttttttttctcttatatttttactttttggcaATTAAATAACAATGTGCCAGAAAACCTCCTCTAATTAGAGAGCACTTTATAGCTGATGGCTAAAACAGAGCTGTCAGTGTTTATTAGCTGCTGAAATTTTTATTAGGGACAAAGTGAATGCCTTGGGTGTGTCATGCATTAAAATTCATAGATGGCAGACACTTTTGGTAACTGCATTACAACATAAATTTGCAGTACTGAGGGTGGACATGCTTGTGAAAAAGCAATCACTAATTTCAATCATGAAACTGCGTGCCTATATTAACCACTGCATTTTTACAATCAGTGTAAAAGACAGTGTGGCACACTGATTGCTTATTTATTGGACATCATTTAAATGCAGCAACCATCCatataaatattaatgtaaaagttaacttttcattttttttgttcttcagggacagaagaaaataaagaaaaaacagacaaaagccAACAACAGGCTGAAACGGTAGCTGTCCTAACCAATGGACAGGCAGAACCTGAAGCaaccaccaatcacaacacTTTGGAGGAGGGCAACCAGCCCATCACAAATGGACCAGTTACAGAATCTGAGGATGTTATTAATACAAAACAGGATTCAACGTTGAATCTAGGTGAGGCTGCGAATGTCAACactgaagaggaggatgaagaggaaggcACTGTGGTGATGAGAGCAGAATGCGTGATCATAACAGATGAAGGCGATGATGTGCCTGAGGATCTTTCACCCCAGGAAGATCAGCAGGAGACTATCGAGTCAGAGGAAAGCCCTCTAAAGCCAAGTCCAGaggcaggagaggagggaggagaagctgttaaagaggaggaagaggaagagttaGTTATAGAGGCAGCTTCAGAAACTTTGACACGGCCAGAGCAGAGTGAGGCAACTGCAGAGGCACAGCAACACAGTGAAGATAGAGGCACAAAAGAAACAGAGGGACAGGACAATCAAGCAGAAGATCCAGCCTCTGTGCAGCTGCAGTGCACCACCGATGCTCTAGAGGGCACCGCAGTGGCTCCGGTGCCGGTCTACTCAGAGGTGCAAGCGTCCACCCTCACCCCAAAGCTGGAGGCAGAGGGTGAAGAGTTAACAGAGGGAGCTGAAGCGGTGTCTCAGGATCAGGATCAAGACTCTGCCTCCCAGCCTGGCCAGTTCCAGGAGGTTTCCCTAGCCGATCCCCAGGAAAGCTCAAGGACAGAGGCAGGGCCTGGGGAGCAGGAACCTCTTCTGTCACAGGCCAAAGCTCCCAACACCCAGACAGAGCCGGCAGCAGCAAACAGCCCAGACAGCTCAGACACAAATGTCCCAACCAGGAATGCACAGGGAGAGGAGATCCAGGCTCCGAAACGCAAAACCTGCCAGTGCTGCTCGGTCATGTGAACACCCCGTCTGTGCCTTCAtcacct
Coding sequences within:
- the palm3 gene encoding paralemmin-3, which gives rise to MDETEKYKQRLEAIAEKRRLQEEQDKARREMEDERLRLQQLKRKSLRDQWLMEGAPLSPTSPDGQQSPRSPLWGFQPQEVEKHQEKLESESQQLAEEEEEEKLKEQMEDGQSEAVKKDEATPEMIQDAVLQNGDNNSTGLGTEENKEKTDKSQQQAETVAVLTNGQAEPEATTNHNTLEEGNQPITNGPVTESEDVINTKQDSTLNLGEAANVNTEEEDEEEGTVVMRAECVIITDEGDDVPEDLSPQEDQQETIESEESPLKPSPEAGEEGGEAVKEEEEEELVIEAASETLTRPEQSEATAEAQQHSEDRGTKETEGQDNQAEDPASVQLQCTTDALEGTAVAPVPVYSEVQASTLTPKLEAEGEELTEGAEAVSQDQDQDSASQPGQFQEVSLADPQESSRTEAGPGEQEPLLSQAKAPNTQTEPAAANSPDSSDTNVPTRNAQGEEIQAPKRKTCQCCSVM